One region of Jatrophihabitans cynanchi genomic DNA includes:
- the glgP gene encoding alpha-glucan family phosphorylase, which yields MKALRRLTIRAALPAELAKLGEIVENLRWSWHPDSLDLLESVDPDLWQQSGHDPNRMLGEVSAERLGQLSRERKFLRRLEDVHDDLTDYLTQPRWYQQLADSPSSIAYFSPEFGITEVLPQYSGGLGILAGDHLKAASDLGVPIIGVGLLYGAGYFRQSLSRDGWQLEHYPPLDPQGLPIQALHAADGSPSRVALPLPDSRTLHAQIWVAKVGRVPLLLLDSDVEENDNAARQITDRLYGGGAEHRLEQELLLGIGGVRAIRAYCEVTGTPAPQVFHTNEGHAGFLGIERIREIVDGYQLTFDEALQAVRAGTVFTTHTPVPAGIDRFSRDLVARHLAGMPGLPTERILELGAEEDPTIFNMAHMGLRLGQRANGVSRLHGEVSREMFAGLWPGFDSAEVPIGSITNGVHAPTWMAREALEIAEREAGSIAVGQGDGFQAVDQVSDGELWRLRNELRERLVDEVRRRVHNSSLQRGMSEAELGWTASVFDPDVLTIGFARRVPSYKRLTLMLRDPDRLRALLLDPERPVQIVIAGKSHPADDGGKQLIAQMVRFADDPAVRHRITFLPDYDIGMARYLYWGVDVWLNNPLRPLEACGTSGMKAALNGALNLSIRDGWWDEWFDGENGWAIPTADGVSDPDRRDDIEAGALYDLVEKSVAPRFYDRDSSGVPTRWVQMVRHTLKSLGPKVLASRMVTDYVQQLYAPAAVSSAQMVADHFAAARELAAWRRKVLDAWPGVRVLYVDSQLDGDAQLGGRLTLRAEVALNGLSSEDVEVQAVYGAADTDDRLSDISTVRLKPIEHPDGTCWFEGELPLERTGAFGYTVRVLPSHANLATPAELAVVAVA from the coding sequence GTGAAGGCATTACGACGGCTGACGATTCGCGCTGCCCTGCCGGCGGAGCTGGCCAAGCTCGGCGAGATCGTCGAGAACCTGCGCTGGTCCTGGCATCCCGATTCGCTCGATCTTCTGGAATCGGTCGATCCGGACCTCTGGCAGCAGTCCGGACACGATCCGAACCGGATGCTCGGCGAGGTCAGCGCGGAACGGCTCGGCCAGCTTTCGCGCGAGCGCAAGTTCCTGCGCCGCCTGGAGGACGTCCACGACGACCTCACCGACTACCTCACCCAGCCGCGCTGGTACCAGCAGCTCGCCGACTCCCCGTCCTCGATCGCGTACTTCTCGCCCGAGTTCGGCATCACCGAGGTGCTGCCGCAGTACTCCGGCGGCCTGGGCATCCTCGCCGGCGACCACCTCAAGGCGGCCAGTGACCTCGGCGTGCCGATCATCGGCGTCGGTCTGCTCTATGGCGCGGGGTACTTCCGCCAGTCGCTCTCGCGGGACGGCTGGCAGCTCGAGCACTACCCGCCGCTCGACCCGCAGGGCCTGCCGATCCAGGCGCTGCACGCCGCCGACGGTTCGCCCAGCCGGGTCGCGCTACCGCTGCCGGATTCGCGCACCCTGCACGCTCAGATCTGGGTGGCCAAGGTCGGGCGCGTCCCGCTGCTGCTGCTCGACAGCGACGTCGAGGAGAACGACAACGCGGCGCGGCAGATCACCGACCGGCTCTACGGCGGCGGCGCCGAGCACCGCCTGGAGCAGGAGCTGTTGCTGGGCATCGGCGGCGTCCGGGCGATCCGCGCGTATTGCGAGGTCACCGGCACCCCGGCCCCGCAGGTGTTCCACACCAACGAGGGGCACGCCGGGTTCCTCGGCATCGAGCGCATCCGCGAGATCGTCGACGGCTACCAGCTGACCTTCGACGAGGCGCTGCAGGCGGTCCGGGCCGGCACCGTGTTCACCACGCACACCCCGGTGCCCGCGGGCATCGACCGGTTCTCGCGTGACCTGGTCGCCCGGCACCTGGCCGGGATGCCGGGGTTGCCGACCGAGCGGATTCTCGAGCTCGGCGCGGAGGAGGACCCGACCATCTTCAACATGGCGCACATGGGCCTGCGGCTCGGCCAGCGTGCCAACGGCGTCTCCCGGTTGCACGGTGAGGTGAGCCGGGAGATGTTCGCCGGCTTGTGGCCCGGCTTCGACAGCGCCGAGGTGCCGATCGGCTCGATCACCAACGGCGTGCACGCCCCGACCTGGATGGCGCGCGAGGCGCTGGAGATCGCCGAGCGCGAGGCCGGCAGCATCGCCGTCGGCCAGGGCGACGGGTTCCAGGCCGTGGACCAGGTGAGCGACGGCGAACTGTGGCGGCTGCGCAATGAGCTGCGCGAGCGCCTGGTCGACGAGGTGCGTCGCCGGGTGCACAACTCCTCGCTGCAGCGCGGGATGAGCGAGGCCGAGTTGGGTTGGACCGCCTCGGTGTTCGACCCGGACGTGCTCACCATCGGCTTCGCGCGGCGTGTTCCGTCGTACAAGCGGCTGACGCTGATGCTGCGCGACCCGGACCGGCTGCGTGCCCTGCTGCTCGACCCCGAGCGCCCGGTGCAGATCGTCATCGCGGGCAAGAGCCACCCCGCGGACGACGGCGGCAAGCAGCTCATCGCGCAGATGGTGCGCTTCGCCGACGACCCGGCCGTGCGCCACCGGATCACGTTCCTGCCCGACTACGACATCGGCATGGCGCGCTACCTCTACTGGGGTGTCGACGTGTGGTTGAACAACCCGTTACGTCCGCTGGAGGCGTGCGGGACGTCCGGGATGAAGGCGGCGCTGAACGGCGCGCTGAACCTGTCGATCCGTGACGGCTGGTGGGACGAGTGGTTCGACGGCGAGAACGGCTGGGCGATTCCCACCGCGGACGGCGTTTCCGACCCGGATCGCCGCGACGACATCGAGGCGGGCGCGCTGTACGACCTGGTCGAGAAGAGCGTCGCGCCGCGCTTCTACGACCGCGACTCCAGTGGCGTCCCGACCCGCTGGGTGCAGATGGTCCGGCACACCCTCAAGTCGCTCGGGCCGAAGGTGCTGGCCAGCCGGATGGTGACCGACTACGTCCAGCAGCTGTATGCGCCGGCGGCCGTCTCGTCGGCACAGATGGTGGCTGACCACTTCGCGGCTGCCCGCGAACTGGCCGCCTGGCGCCGCAAGGTGCTGGACGCCTGGCCCGGCGTGCGGGTGCTGTACGTCGACTCGCAGCTCGATGGCGACGCGCAACTCGGCGGGCGGCTCACGCTGCGCGCCGAGGTGGCGCTCAACGGGTTGTCGTCCGAGGACGTCGAGGTGCAGGCCGTGTACGGCGCCGCTGACACCGACGACCGGCTGTCCGACATCTCGACGGTAAGGTTGAAGCCGATCGAGCACCCGGACGGTACTTGCTGGTTCGAGGGCGAGCTGCCGTTGGAGCGGACCGGAGCGTTCGGCTACACGGTGCGGGTGCTGCCGTCGCACGCGAACCTCGCCACGCCGGCTGAACTGGCTGTGGTCGCGGTCGCCTGA
- a CDS encoding polyprenyl synthetase family protein has translation MSEPADALTHRVDTALASFLDLRAKSLSRVGPELAAVTEAIRTFVLDGGKRLRPRFAYWGWRSVRESTDDDEALVTAAASLELLHACALVHDDVMDDSDFRRGRPATHAAFAALHLDSGWPGAAHEFGAAAAILVGDLLLAWADTMFAAAELDASALPRARAVYDDMRELVMAGQYLDILVQARGDFSIEDALRVAEYKTGKYTVEGPLHIGAAAAGAPDEVFAALSAYGRPLGEAFQLRDDVLGVFGDPAVTGKPAGDDLREGKRTLLVALAMQSASQVEAELLRHELGDRSMDDHGVAALREVIVSSGALDQVEQRISQRTAEARTALGCNAIADEARAALDQLALAATERHT, from the coding sequence GTGAGCGAGCCCGCCGACGCCCTGACCCACCGCGTCGACACGGCCCTCGCGAGTTTCCTCGACCTGCGCGCCAAGTCGCTGTCCCGGGTAGGCCCCGAGTTGGCCGCCGTGACCGAAGCGATCCGCACCTTCGTCCTCGACGGCGGTAAGCGGCTGCGCCCACGGTTCGCGTACTGGGGCTGGCGCAGCGTCCGCGAGAGCACGGACGACGACGAAGCGCTCGTCACCGCGGCGGCCAGCCTGGAGCTGCTGCACGCCTGCGCACTCGTGCACGACGACGTGATGGACGACTCCGATTTCCGCCGCGGGCGTCCGGCAACCCACGCCGCGTTCGCGGCGCTGCACCTGGACTCGGGCTGGCCCGGCGCTGCGCACGAGTTCGGCGCCGCCGCAGCGATCCTTGTCGGTGACCTGCTGCTCGCCTGGGCCGACACGATGTTCGCCGCGGCCGAACTCGACGCCTCGGCGCTGCCCCGCGCGCGGGCCGTGTACGACGACATGCGTGAACTGGTGATGGCCGGGCAGTACCTGGACATCCTGGTCCAGGCGCGCGGCGACTTCTCCATCGAGGACGCCCTGCGCGTTGCCGAGTACAAGACCGGCAAGTACACCGTCGAGGGCCCGCTGCACATCGGTGCGGCCGCCGCCGGCGCGCCGGACGAGGTGTTCGCCGCGCTGTCCGCGTATGGCCGGCCGCTCGGCGAGGCGTTCCAGCTGCGTGATGACGTGCTCGGAGTCTTCGGTGATCCGGCGGTCACCGGCAAGCCGGCCGGCGACGATCTGCGCGAGGGCAAGCGCACCCTGCTGGTCGCGCTCGCCATGCAGTCGGCGTCGCAGGTGGAGGCCGAGTTGTTGCGGCACGAACTCGGCGACCGCTCGATGGACGACCACGGCGTCGCCGCACTACGCGAGGTGATCGTGTCCAGCGGCGCGCTCGATCAGGTCGAGCAGCGCATCTCGCAGCGCACCGCCGAGGCGCGGACCGCCTTGGGCTGCAACGCGATCGCGGACGAGGCGCGCGCTGCGCTGGACCAACTGGCGCTCGCCGCCACCGAACGGCACACGTAG
- the metF gene encoding methylenetetrahydrofolate reductase [NAD(P)H] has product MTRTVRECLAEGGPTFSFEFFPPKTIEDDRLLWQTIRELEPLHPSFVSVTYGAGGSTRTRTIEITERIASDTTLLPVAHLTAVNHSVAELRALVGHLAGAGVRNMLALRGDPPGDPMGEWVQHPEGLSYASDLVGLMREHGNFCVGVAAFPYKHPRSMTIEDDTKWFVQKCRAGADYAITQMFFDADDYLRLRDRVAATGCDVPILAGVMPVTNIGVIKRSEQLSGAPFPAKLAARFDAVAHDPKAVRSMGIYESSKLAERLLDEGVPGIHFITFNRSKATREVWANLALGARI; this is encoded by the coding sequence ATGACGCGGACGGTTCGGGAGTGCTTGGCCGAGGGCGGCCCCACGTTCTCCTTCGAGTTCTTCCCGCCGAAGACGATCGAGGACGATCGCCTGCTGTGGCAGACCATTCGCGAGCTCGAGCCGCTGCACCCGTCGTTCGTCTCGGTGACGTACGGTGCCGGCGGCTCAACCCGGACGCGGACCATCGAGATCACCGAGCGGATCGCGTCCGACACCACGCTGCTACCCGTCGCCCACCTGACCGCGGTGAACCATTCGGTCGCCGAATTGCGGGCACTCGTCGGACACTTGGCCGGCGCGGGCGTACGCAACATGCTGGCGCTACGGGGCGATCCGCCCGGTGACCCGATGGGGGAGTGGGTACAGCATCCCGAGGGCCTTTCCTACGCGTCGGATCTCGTCGGCTTGATGCGCGAGCACGGCAACTTCTGCGTGGGCGTCGCCGCGTTCCCCTACAAGCACCCGCGGTCGATGACGATCGAGGACGACACGAAGTGGTTCGTCCAGAAGTGTCGAGCCGGGGCGGACTACGCGATCACGCAGATGTTCTTCGACGCCGACGACTATCTGCGTCTGCGTGACCGCGTGGCGGCGACCGGATGCGACGTCCCGATCCTGGCCGGGGTCATGCCCGTGACGAATATCGGAGTGATCAAACGCTCGGAGCAGCTGTCCGGCGCACCGTTCCCGGCGAAGCTTGCCGCACGCTTCGACGCGGTGGCCCATGATCCCAAGGCGGTTCGCTCGATGGGCATCTACGAGAGTTCGAAGCTGGCCGAGCGACTGCTGGACGAGGGCGTGCCGGGCATCCACTTCATCACCTTCAACCGCTCGAAGGCCACGCGCGAGGTGTGGGCGAACCTCGCGCTGGGCGCGCGCATCTGA
- a CDS encoding CDP-alcohol phosphatidyltransferase family protein, with protein sequence MEPPAAGWSALHHGLDPAAVPLLRPWLSLIWRLARPLAALRVPPTALTAVGVVLAADAVLFAARLPWIALALVLLSALCDGLDGAVAMLSRRVSAFGSVADKTADRIADCAFAAVLWRCGAPWPLALAAGALSLAHEGIRLVLGGRRLARITVAERPTRVICAALACACAGVSPATWPPAVCAGVWAGLAVIGLAQLVVR encoded by the coding sequence ATGGAACCGCCGGCCGCGGGCTGGTCGGCACTGCATCACGGTCTGGACCCGGCGGCGGTGCCGCTGCTTCGCCCGTGGTTGTCGCTGATCTGGCGACTCGCGCGTCCGCTGGCCGCGTTGCGCGTGCCGCCGACCGCGCTCACTGCGGTGGGGGTGGTGCTCGCAGCCGACGCTGTGCTGTTCGCCGCGCGGCTGCCGTGGATCGCGCTCGCGCTGGTGCTGCTGTCCGCGCTGTGCGACGGGCTGGACGGCGCGGTCGCGATGCTGTCGCGGCGAGTCAGCGCGTTCGGTTCGGTAGCCGACAAGACGGCCGACCGGATCGCGGACTGCGCGTTTGCCGCGGTGCTCTGGAGGTGTGGTGCGCCGTGGCCGCTGGCGCTCGCCGCCGGTGCGCTCTCCCTTGCGCACGAGGGGATTCGGCTAGTGCTGGGCGGTCGGCGGCTGGCGCGGATCACAGTGGCCGAGCGGCCTACCCGGGTGATCTGCGCGGCGCTGGCATGCGCGTGCGCCGGGGTCTCGCCGGCGACCTGGCCGCCGGCCGTCTGTGCAGGGGTGTGGGCGGGTCTCGCCGTGATCGGCCTGGCGCAGCTCGTTGTTCGCTAG
- a CDS encoding ice-binding family protein, translating into MTDGAVLTTGSRSNLARLGGLAALLAGCLALLAGVLVAAPTHAHAATAKIDLGTAGTYSVLGATTVTNTLTTGAPTTTLGGDLGLSPNTASSITGFPPGIVGGVTNAGNAAALLAQNDLTAAYGDAAGRPPTGGLIGPALVGKTLTAGVYKASTSLRVGGPLTLNGEGDPNAVFIFQVGSTLVTDSASSVIVSNGAQACNVFWQVASSATLGTGSTFKGTIMALASVTVTTGVTVEGQAMARTGAVTLDHNTFSAPGCAATSATASAAAAAYRSSAAASSAAAASSAAAASSAAARSSAIARSSAASAAARSSAEALRAAAAAAARSSATATPTPAATETELAATGPTVPSGPLLLLAALLFAIGTPLLIIGRRRFHGQHRD; encoded by the coding sequence ATGACCGACGGCGCTGTACTGACCACCGGATCTCGCTCGAACCTCGCTCGACTGGGCGGGCTTGCCGCGCTCCTCGCCGGCTGCCTCGCCCTGCTCGCCGGCGTGCTCGTGGCAGCTCCCACCCACGCCCACGCGGCTACCGCGAAGATCGATCTCGGCACCGCCGGCACCTACTCGGTCCTGGGCGCGACCACGGTGACGAACACGCTCACGACGGGGGCGCCGACCACTACGCTCGGCGGCGATCTCGGGCTCAGCCCGAACACCGCGAGTTCGATCACCGGCTTCCCACCCGGCATTGTCGGAGGAGTGACGAACGCGGGCAACGCGGCCGCGCTGCTGGCGCAGAACGACCTGACCGCCGCCTACGGCGATGCCGCCGGCAGGCCGCCGACCGGCGGGCTGATCGGGCCGGCGCTGGTCGGCAAGACACTGACCGCCGGCGTCTACAAGGCCAGCACATCCCTTCGGGTCGGCGGACCACTCACCCTGAACGGCGAAGGCGATCCGAACGCCGTGTTCATCTTCCAAGTCGGATCGACCCTCGTCACCGACTCGGCAAGCAGCGTCATCGTCAGCAACGGCGCTCAAGCCTGCAACGTCTTCTGGCAGGTCGCCAGCTCCGCGACGCTCGGCACCGGGTCGACCTTCAAGGGAACCATCATGGCGCTGGCCTCGGTGACCGTCACCACCGGCGTCACGGTCGAAGGCCAGGCGATGGCCCGAACCGGTGCTGTGACCCTGGACCACAACACCTTCAGCGCACCGGGCTGCGCTGCCACCTCGGCGACCGCGTCCGCGGCGGCCGCGGCCTACCGATCATCCGCCGCTGCCTCATCTGCCGCAGCCGCGTCTTCGGCGGCCGCCGCTTCCTCCGCCGCAGCGCGATCCTCGGCAATCGCCCGCTCCTCCGCTGCCTCGGCGGCCGCAAGGTCCAGCGCCGAAGCCTTGCGCGCGGCAGCCGCAGCGGCTGCCCGATCATCGGCAACCGCCACGCCAACTCCGGCAGCAACCGAAACGGAACTGGCCGCCACCGGGCCGACCGTGCCCAGCGGGCCGCTGCTGCTTCTCGCGGCGCTGCTGTTCGCAATAGGAACGCCGCTGCTGATCATCGGCCGCCGCCGATTCCACGGGCAGCACCGTGACTGA
- a CDS encoding EAL domain-containing protein translates to MTQLNVLAPPVRGTTAQDRIIDAIIDARRIRTVFQPIVHLESATVIGFEALTRGPAGTELEAPVALLAAAERVGRRVELDWLCRVQALQLAADAALPAELTWFVNVEHAGLAATCPPPLMATFTETLARLHVVFEVVERRDGTSMSALMRGSERARRDGCGIAMDDVGADSHALAMLESLRPDVVKLDLSLIQSPLRATGRSIAAAVRAYAARTGAVILAEGIETIADAHRAKRLGATHAQGFGYGRPGRLPVTVPAPGHLALRRPHRALLAAQ, encoded by the coding sequence GTGACCCAATTGAACGTTCTCGCACCTCCGGTGCGTGGCACGACTGCGCAGGACCGGATCATCGACGCGATCATCGACGCGCGCAGGATCCGCACCGTCTTTCAACCGATCGTGCATCTGGAATCGGCGACCGTGATCGGCTTCGAGGCGCTGACTCGCGGCCCGGCGGGGACCGAGCTCGAAGCTCCCGTCGCGTTGCTGGCGGCGGCCGAGCGGGTGGGCCGGCGCGTCGAACTCGACTGGCTGTGCCGGGTTCAGGCGCTGCAGTTGGCGGCGGATGCTGCGTTGCCCGCGGAGCTGACCTGGTTCGTGAACGTCGAGCACGCCGGCCTCGCTGCCACCTGCCCTCCGCCCTTGATGGCCACGTTCACCGAAACGCTGGCCCGGCTGCACGTGGTGTTCGAGGTTGTCGAGCGGCGCGACGGCACGTCGATGAGCGCACTGATGCGCGGAAGCGAGCGGGCTCGCCGCGATGGGTGCGGCATCGCGATGGACGACGTCGGCGCGGACTCTCACGCGCTGGCGATGCTGGAGTCACTGCGTCCGGACGTCGTGAAGCTGGACCTGTCGCTGATCCAGTCGCCACTGCGCGCGACGGGGCGCAGCATCGCCGCCGCGGTACGCGCGTATGCCGCCCGCACCGGGGCGGTCATCCTTGCCGAAGGGATCGAAACGATCGCGGACGCACACCGCGCCAAACGGCTGGGAGCCACGCATGCGCAGGGCTTCGGTTACGGGCGGCCGGGGCGACTGCCCGTAACGGTTCCCGCGCCGGGGCACCTGGCACTGCGGCGCCCCCATCGAGCATTGCTCGCAGCGCAGTGA
- a CDS encoding glycosyltransferase → MSAAVRVAAGLAVAATVHAAVNARLLRRPAPGAVAAARVSVLIPARDEAARIGKCLAALRAQDVLEILVLDDGSSDGTARIVRAAAEGDPRVRVLEGAPLPTGWLGKPYACAQLAAAATGEVLAFVDADVVLEPGAVTTAAALLATSGLDLISPHPRQIAESGAERLVQPLLQWSFLTTLPLRLAERSPRPSLAAANGQFLLVRREAYERAGGHGAVRAAVLDDLALLRAVKTSGGRGGVVDGTALASCRMYAGWAELRDGYGKSLWAAFGSPAGAAAVVGALGVVYVLPAVAALRGSRAGLAGYLAGVAGRVVTARATGSRAWPDALAHPVSITVFGYLTARSLVQHRRGALRWKGRALR, encoded by the coding sequence GTGAGCGCGGCCGTGCGCGTCGCGGCAGGACTGGCCGTCGCCGCGACGGTGCACGCGGCGGTCAACGCGCGTCTGCTGCGCCGTCCGGCGCCGGGAGCGGTTGCGGCCGCCCGGGTCTCGGTGCTCATCCCGGCCCGCGACGAGGCGGCCCGCATCGGCAAGTGCCTGGCTGCCCTGCGAGCACAGGACGTTCTCGAGATCCTGGTGCTGGACGACGGGTCGTCCGACGGGACCGCCCGCATCGTGCGGGCGGCCGCCGAGGGTGACCCGCGGGTGCGCGTGCTGGAGGGGGCGCCACTGCCGACGGGCTGGCTCGGCAAGCCGTACGCGTGCGCGCAGCTGGCCGCGGCCGCAACCGGGGAGGTGCTCGCGTTCGTCGACGCGGACGTGGTGTTGGAACCGGGCGCGGTCACTACCGCCGCCGCGCTGCTCGCGACCTCCGGGCTGGACCTGATCTCCCCGCATCCGCGCCAGATCGCGGAGTCGGGGGCCGAGCGACTGGTCCAGCCCCTGCTGCAGTGGTCGTTCCTGACGACGCTGCCGCTGCGGCTCGCCGAGCGCTCGCCGCGGCCGTCACTGGCCGCGGCCAACGGACAGTTCCTGCTGGTGCGCCGCGAAGCGTACGAGCGGGCAGGCGGGCACGGTGCGGTACGTGCCGCAGTGCTCGACGATCTCGCCCTGCTGCGGGCGGTCAAGACGTCGGGCGGGCGCGGCGGGGTGGTCGACGGGACGGCGCTCGCCTCCTGCCGGATGTACGCCGGATGGGCCGAACTGCGCGATGGGTACGGCAAGTCGTTGTGGGCGGCCTTCGGCTCACCGGCGGGCGCGGCCGCTGTGGTCGGTGCGCTCGGCGTCGTGTACGTGCTGCCTGCGGTTGCGGCCCTGCGCGGCTCGCGGGCCGGCTTGGCGGGTTACCTCGCCGGGGTCGCCGGACGGGTGGTCACCGCCCGCGCCACCGGCTCGCGCGCATGGCCGGATGCCCTGGCGCATCCGGTGTCGATCACCGTGTTCGGGTACCTGACCGCGCGGTCGCTGGTGCAGCACCGGCGCGGGGCGCTGCGCTGGAAGGGCCGCGCACTTCGCTGA
- a CDS encoding carotenoid biosynthesis protein: MVDAGERLGRSVPLLSGLTIAGQIGYPLVHGATRDRLTVAVVVLFAAASLAHAATSRGVRLAVGLLAVTAVPGFAAELLGVHTGVPFGRYTYTDALGVRLGGVPVVIALAWTMFAWPAALVARRLVRTYRARVLVGGWALASWDLFLDPQLVAAGHWRWRFPAPHLPGVDTVPLTNYLGWLLVALIVSAGVQAVVDGRNPAAASPDDRWPYALFVWTWLSSTLALGAFLHLGAAAAWGFAGMALVAVPFVRTVVVGR; the protein is encoded by the coding sequence GTGGTTGATGCCGGGGAGCGGCTCGGCCGGTCCGTCCCGCTGCTGTCCGGGCTCACCATCGCCGGCCAGATCGGCTATCCGCTGGTGCACGGGGCGACGCGTGACCGGCTCACCGTCGCCGTCGTGGTGCTCTTCGCGGCGGCGTCGCTGGCTCACGCGGCGACCAGCCGCGGGGTACGCCTCGCGGTAGGCCTGCTCGCGGTGACGGCAGTTCCCGGTTTCGCCGCCGAGCTGCTCGGCGTGCACACCGGCGTGCCGTTCGGCCGCTACACGTACACGGACGCGCTTGGGGTGCGGCTGGGGGGCGTGCCCGTGGTGATCGCTCTCGCCTGGACGATGTTCGCCTGGCCGGCCGCGCTGGTGGCGCGCCGCCTCGTGCGCACGTACCGGGCGCGCGTGCTCGTGGGCGGCTGGGCGCTCGCGTCGTGGGACCTGTTCCTCGACCCGCAGCTGGTCGCGGCGGGGCATTGGCGCTGGCGCTTCCCCGCACCGCACCTGCCCGGCGTCGACACCGTGCCGCTCACCAACTACCTCGGCTGGCTGCTCGTGGCGCTCATCGTGTCGGCGGGCGTGCAGGCCGTCGTCGACGGCCGGAACCCCGCGGCCGCGAGTCCGGACGACCGCTGGCCGTACGCGCTGTTCGTCTGGACGTGGCTGTCCTCGACGCTGGCGCTCGGCGCCTTTCTGCACCTGGGCGCCGCGGCAGCGTGGGGCTTCGCGGGGATGGCTCTGGTGGCCGTGCCGTTCGTGCGCACGGTGGTGGTCGGGCGGTGA
- a CDS encoding GNAT family N-acetyltransferase: MRSTPTPVSGSSARIEAWSGRQFAERVEDAMDIYARAMQYPQHAAAQRSVTARKHVSHEGFACRAAVLEQGALIGFGYGYTTLPGQWWHDLVRRALTPESAEDWLADAFELSELHVLPGFQGGGVGRRLLLELAGAIPHAAMLLSTPDADTRAFRLYHDLGFLDLRRHYLFPGDSRPFAVLGARLPLGTGG, encoded by the coding sequence ATGCGATCGACGCCCACGCCGGTGAGCGGGTCGTCCGCGCGCATCGAGGCGTGGTCGGGGCGGCAGTTCGCCGAGCGCGTCGAGGACGCGATGGACATCTATGCGCGCGCGATGCAGTACCCGCAGCATGCCGCGGCGCAGCGCTCGGTCACCGCGCGAAAGCACGTGAGCCACGAGGGATTCGCCTGCCGGGCCGCCGTTCTGGAACAGGGCGCGCTGATCGGCTTCGGCTACGGCTACACCACGCTTCCGGGGCAGTGGTGGCACGACCTGGTGCGCCGCGCGCTCACGCCGGAGTCCGCCGAGGACTGGCTTGCAGACGCGTTCGAGCTGTCCGAACTGCATGTGCTGCCGGGGTTTCAGGGCGGGGGCGTCGGGCGCCGGTTGCTGCTCGAGCTCGCCGGGGCTATCCCGCACGCGGCGATGCTGCTGTCGACGCCGGACGCCGACACCCGCGCGTTCCGCCTGTATCACGATCTGGGGTTCCTCGACCTGCGCCGGCACTACCTGTTCCCCGGCGACTCCCGGCCGTTCGCAGTGTTGGGTGCGCGGCTGCCGCTCGGCACCGGTGGTTGA
- a CDS encoding YbaK/EbsC family protein, whose product MHPNCEAVQAVLTAAGAPGRVQILDEAAPTAAAAAAQLGVAVGAIANSLIFATAEGEPLLVLTSGAHRVDTAKVAALVGTSELRRAKPDFVLAATGQVIGGVAPVGHPAPIRTLVDQDLTGYPQVWAAGGIPHAVFPTTFAELVRLTGGTVAQVA is encoded by the coding sequence GTGCATCCGAACTGCGAGGCCGTGCAGGCCGTCCTGACCGCCGCCGGCGCACCCGGACGGGTCCAGATCCTGGACGAGGCAGCGCCCACTGCGGCCGCCGCGGCCGCGCAGTTGGGGGTCGCCGTCGGCGCGATCGCGAACTCGCTGATCTTCGCCACCGCCGAGGGCGAACCACTGCTGGTGCTCACCAGCGGCGCGCACCGCGTCGACACGGCCAAGGTCGCCGCGCTCGTCGGCACGAGCGAGCTGCGCCGGGCCAAGCCCGATTTCGTGCTCGCCGCGACCGGCCAGGTGATCGGCGGCGTGGCCCCGGTCGGGCACCCGGCACCGATCCGCACGCTGGTCGACCAGGATCTCACCGGGTACCCGCAGGTCTGGGCAGCGGGCGGGATCCCGCACGCGGTCTTCCCGACGACCTTCGCCGAACTGGTGCGGCTCACCGGCGGAACGGTCGCGCAGGTTGCGTAG